A stretch of Desulfurivibrio alkaliphilus AHT 2 DNA encodes these proteins:
- a CDS encoding LysR substrate-binding domain-containing protein — MAITLRQLEIFVAVAETCQVTRASSKLHLTQSAVSMALSELESQLDGPLFDRQGRSLIINDRGRYLLPLAKDVLGQVGNIETLLGEKSGEVAGVLKIVASSTIGNYVLPYFIGVFKKQHPAASLEMLVCNTRHAETLIAEGEADLGFVEGEVSNEQVMVTPWFEDELLVVAGPEHPFAAKSDFVIPDDLEYCEWIMREKGSGTAQVFKKKLGCHLPGLRVAMELGHTEAIKKAVEAGVGVACLSSLTVCREVEEGWLASLSVKGVDMWRTLRIIHYKKRVMTNLMREFVAFCSLIKESSHGCACLASPWILHEILHNRSLR, encoded by the coding sequence ATGGCTATCACTTTACGGCAGCTAGAGATCTTTGTTGCGGTGGCTGAAACCTGTCAGGTCACCCGGGCCAGCTCCAAGCTTCACCTGACGCAGTCGGCTGTCAGTATGGCCTTAAGCGAGTTGGAAAGCCAGTTGGATGGCCCGCTTTTCGATCGTCAGGGTCGCAGCCTGATCATAAATGACCGGGGTCGCTATCTGCTGCCGTTAGCCAAGGATGTCCTGGGGCAAGTGGGAAATATTGAAACCTTGCTGGGCGAAAAGAGTGGCGAGGTGGCCGGGGTGCTCAAGATCGTGGCCAGTTCGACCATTGGCAACTATGTACTTCCTTATTTTATCGGGGTTTTCAAAAAGCAGCACCCGGCCGCTTCACTGGAGATGCTGGTCTGTAATACCAGGCATGCAGAGACTTTGATTGCCGAAGGGGAAGCCGATCTGGGTTTTGTAGAGGGAGAAGTCAGCAACGAGCAGGTTATGGTTACCCCCTGGTTTGAGGATGAGCTGTTGGTGGTCGCCGGACCGGAGCACCCCTTTGCGGCCAAAAGCGACTTTGTCATTCCCGACGATCTTGAGTACTGCGAATGGATAATGAGGGAGAAGGGTTCGGGTACGGCTCAGGTGTTCAAGAAAAAGCTGGGCTGCCACCTGCCGGGCCTGCGAGTGGCCATGGAGCTGGGCCATACCGAGGCGATCAAGAAAGCGGTGGAGGCGGGGGTTGGGGTGGCTTGTCTTTCCAGCCTCACCGTCTGCCGGGAGGTTGAGGAGGGATGGCTGGCCAGCCTGAGCGTCAAAGGGGTGGACATGTGGCGCACCTTACGGATCATCCATTACAAAAAAAGGGTGATGACCAACCTTATGCGGGAGTTTGTCGCCTTCTGTTCACTTATCAAAGAGAGCAGCCACGGTTGTGCCTGTCTGGCCTCACCTTGGATTTTGCATGAAATTCTGCACAACCGAAGCCTGCGTTGA
- a CDS encoding rhodanese-like domain-containing protein translates to MRFKNQNMKRSRLLSAICLTITLLLAAIPLYAAEFPGRSQYPAAQVISSDDLHRLFKADKAVLVDVRSVIEYSVIHPVGAVHINLSSLSFERETQELAAKHPGKQLAFYCNGVTCMRSYEASIRASESGVANTLAYDAGIPDWAVKFPADTLLLGQPITDPGKQLISDEAFAARNISFTEFRLAAAVANSMVIDVRDHVQRDRNLPDLSGVRHIPLDNFIPNFIERKANQDKKLLIFDQVGRQTLWLQYYLEANGYRDYAFLQGGAVAVLGTQEYQR, encoded by the coding sequence ATGAGATTCAAAAACCAGAACATGAAACGGTCCCGGCTTTTATCGGCAATCTGCCTGACAATTACATTGCTACTTGCGGCCATCCCCCTGTATGCGGCAGAGTTTCCCGGGCGATCCCAATATCCGGCCGCCCAGGTTATCAGCAGCGATGATCTCCACCGGCTGTTCAAAGCCGACAAGGCGGTGCTGGTGGATGTCCGCTCAGTCATCGAATACAGTGTAATCCATCCGGTCGGAGCGGTGCATATCAATTTATCCAGCCTCAGCTTCGAGCGGGAGACCCAGGAACTGGCCGCCAAACATCCGGGCAAGCAACTAGCTTTTTATTGCAACGGCGTGACCTGCATGCGATCGTACGAGGCCAGCATCCGAGCCAGTGAGTCCGGGGTCGCCAACACCCTGGCCTATGATGCCGGCATTCCCGACTGGGCAGTCAAATTCCCCGCCGACACCCTGCTGCTAGGCCAGCCCATCACCGATCCAGGCAAACAATTGATTTCCGACGAGGCATTCGCTGCCCGCAACATCTCCTTTACAGAATTCAGGCTGGCCGCCGCTGTCGCCAACAGCATGGTCATTGATGTCCGCGATCATGTGCAACGCGACCGAAACCTGCCGGACCTGAGCGGAGTTCGACATATTCCCCTGGATAATTTCATTCCCAATTTCATTGAACGTAAAGCAAACCAGGACAAAAAGCTGCTGATTTTCGATCAGGTCGGCCGCCAGACCCTCTGGCTCCAGTACTACCTGGAGGCGAACGGTTACCGTGATTACGCCTTCTTGCAAGGCGGCGCGGTGGCGGTGTTGG